Below is a window of Plasmodium sp. gorilla clade G2 genome assembly, chromosome: 14 DNA.
taattatataataattaaaattttacaTTCCCCAAATAAAcatacattaatatatagatattataaaattttagcTCATAAATTTTATTCATGTTTggatttgttttttttttaattaatatattaaatatctagcattttcatttttatttcgGAAGAATAGATACAGATGGATGATTCTTTAATAAAAACCGATAATCATATAAGGCCGCTTCTTGGGCATAACTTATTCCTATCCTTTTATCTTTTTGAACAATGAAATTATCTTTATCCCATttcatataatgaaaatattctaataattcatttttatgttcattaaatatattgtatatataactatattCGTTTTCGTGTTTaggattatttatattttcaaaaaaaagcATTATATCGCTTATTGATGGACAAAGAGTAATAAAAAATCTGCTTTTTTGTATTTCATGAATGTTgtctaaaaaataataacaatctATAAGTtcattttgatttatatGTTCTTGAATATATTCGTGCTTGCAatgatttctttttttgttttcatttttggAACTACTTATATCTATAGTACAATCATTATCgctatgaatattattacatatcttattattgttttttgGATACTCATTATTATTGAAATATTTAGAATTCTTCTGAACATcagaacattttttttttttattattaatattcttagtatttatattgttttccTTCCCAATATTCGTAcccacataaaaatattgtttaTCATCTTGCCTGGTTATATCTTGACTTTTTGTTACACACCCAGGACCACTACATAATTTTATCAATtgctttttctttatcattttaaaaatgttaattaattcatcaattttttttaggTAGTTTGTttcattaataatattgtcATGTTTATTTGGTATATGTTCTTGTtgtttccttttattttttggtgttgaattatttttttgttgatccttacaatttttatttattaatatagaatttgacaaaaaatattgagatattttttcaaatttatttgataaaaaatattcaatatTATACACTGGTTCAGTTGATCTAACTAAAATAGCATCAGGTATATTTTGAACATTTGTAACAATATTTAAACAATTATGAATAccataacataaatatacataactGATTCCACCTTTTTCAAACATAGACATATTcctatttgtttttttattattataagcaTGTGATGCTTTATCATTTACACCGTTATATGATTCTAATTCGATAATCCTAGAaccatataatttattttgctTCTCATCAAAAACCCATAAAATATGACCTATTAATATTtctgtaatatataatacatcaTCTATAAGATAgaaattttcatttaatattttcattggattattatcaaaataatattttaataagaaatatacataactcaatttattaatatcatcaaAAAGTTGTGTTGTCATAACATTTCTTTTGATAATAACCTTggattcatttattatatcattgtCTTTTGTTATACTATCatgttttcttttctttcctTTCATAGGATAACATAACTCTTTTAATTCATGTGAatctgtattattattatatgagaattcgttcatttttttctattttataaaactattatataatatatgcataataaaaattacatatgtgaatagtttattattttttttttatagtatCGACTGAAATATGAACGTAGAAATCatgaattatatgaattatccAAATATTGTCTCCATAGGTAGTTCTTTCTTTTCTGTATTTATTTACTGATCAAAATTTTAGATTATAATGTAgcatgaaaaaaaatgtggaaaaattaaaatatacagaatgaaatatataaatagatatataaaatatgtataatgtttaagaaaaaaaagaaaatttcattattatacattATCCATAGgtattatatgattttttttttttaacatattacactattttaatataatatataaataaatatatctatatatatttgattctTATTCCTTCtctgaaatattattatatataactaaTACCATATCAATTTAGAAATAAAACCCTACtgatatattaatgtatgtatattatatatatatatatatatatattatatttattgaaatatagtttatattaatcatatatatatatatataattttttgtttctaATCAAGAGATAAAAAATgacttataaaataaaatggtaAATTTTGTAATTCTAGGTATTTTCTATcccaatatataaataagtatatatatgaatatatacaaatatttatatatatatatatatatttttacgtTCCTTATGCTATAAAACGACATGATAAAACAGattcattattaaaaataaaacataatgacaaaatgaattttatatagaatatataatgaataagtatattatagaagaattaagaaataattattttatttaatctaaacaattatatatatatatatatgttatatttttgttcgTTTGGACCtgtatgtataatttatggagaaaaaaaaatatatttaatataatatattttttacaaaataaataagggTTTCTCTCATTTTTATTCTAATAAATATCATGCCATCGTCTAATGATAcagaaaaatatgtattattaaatgCAAAATGTAAAAACGAAATATTCAAcacaaataatgatgaatattCCAACGAAATATCTAACGAAtctgataaaaaaatttcatcTCATAAccaatgttatattattcaagAAATACCTTTTGtagattattataattataaatatgaaaaattaaataaatgtgataaacaaaatgaatcttattatataaatgatgataatagcTCATCATCATGTTCATCAAATAATTGCCAAGAAAATGATAGtgataagaaaatatatcaagaaatgaaatataataaaagctTTAATATGTATGATAAGGAAAATGCTG
It encodes the following:
- a CDS encoding DNA-3-methyladenine glycosylase, putative encodes the protein MNEFSYNNNTDSHELKELCYPMKGKKRKHDSITKDNDIINESKVIIKRNVMTTQLFDDINKLSYVYFLLKYYFDNNPMKILNENFYLIDDVLYITEILIGHILWVFDEKQNKLYGSRIIELESYNGVNDKASHAYNNKKTNRNMSMFEKGGISYVYLCYGIHNCLNIVTNVQNIPDAILVRSTEPVYNIEYFLSNKFEKISQYFLSNSILINKNCKDQQKNNSTPKNKRKQQEHIPNKHDNIINETNYLKKIDELINIFKMIKKKQLIKLCSGPGCVTKSQDITRQDDKQYFYVGTNIGKENNINTKNINNKKKKCSDVQKNSKYFNNNEYPKNNNKICNNIHSDNDCTIDISSSKNENKKRNHCKHEYIQEHINQNELIDCYYFLDNIHEIQKSRFFITLCPSISDIMLFFENINNPKHENEYSYIYNIFNEHKNELLEYFHYMKWDKDNFIVQKDKRIGISYAQEAALYDYRFLLKNHPSVSILPK